A region from the Benincasa hispida cultivar B227 chromosome 10, ASM972705v1, whole genome shotgun sequence genome encodes:
- the LOC120087596 gene encoding nuclear cap-binding protein subunit 2, which yields MASLFKDPTKLSVYRDRRFHGTQDEFEVALQTSTTVYVGNMSFYTTEEQVYELFSRAGEIKKIIMGLDKNSKTPCGFCFVLYYSREDTEDAVKYISGTILDDRPIRVDFDWGFQDGRQWGRGRSGGQVRDEYRTDYDPGRGGYGKLVQKELEAQRQLVDYGTGSLGSMPVMTQYGKHGGSHGHGHRHGRDYHHRKRYRDDDRHAHESSKRTSDYESRRNPDHDSRPEKNPRFRESGDSDEEDDDDQKQRR from the exons GACCCAACAAAGCTATCTGTTTATCGGGATAGAAGATTTCATGGAACACAAGATGAATTTGAAGTGGCACTTCAGACTTCAACCACTGTTTATGTGGGAAATATGTCCTTTTATACGACAGAAGAGCAAGTTTATGAGCTTTTTTCTCGAGCtggagaaattaagaagataatCATGGGTTTGGATAAGAATTCAAAAACACCTTGTGGCTTTTGTTTTGTCCT ATACTATTCTCGGGAGGATACCGAGGATGCTGTAAAATATATAAGTGGAACAATTCTTGATGATCGTCCCATTCGTGTGGATTTTGATTGGGGATTTCAGGATGGCAGGCAATGGGGCCGTGGTCGAAGTGGTGGACAG GTGCGTGATGAATATCGAACAGACTATGATCCTG GTAGAGGTGGCTATGGAAAGTTAGTTCAGAAAGAGTTGGAAGCACAGAGGCAGCTTGTGGATTATGGTACTGGTTCGCTAGGTTCTATGCCTGTCATGACTCAGT ATGGAAAACATGGTGGAAGCCATGGACATGGGCATCGTCATGGTAGAG ATTACCACCATCGTAAGCGCTATCGAGATGATGATCGCCATGCACATGAAAGCTCTAAGAGAACTTCAGATTACGAGTCTAGAAGAAACCCTGATCATGATTCGAGACCG GAGAAGAATCCAAGGTTCCGGGAGAGTGGCGATTCTGATGAAGAGGATGATGATGACCAAAAGCAGCGACGCTAA